A window of the Miscanthus floridulus cultivar M001 chromosome 14, ASM1932011v1, whole genome shotgun sequence genome harbors these coding sequences:
- the LOC136502611 gene encoding uncharacterized protein produces MAISFDEWRPSIEGTIDDIRFQVKKLSLGWERACVESPGDKFGVFAPSPSVVQRPAADSQPPVIGPRVEHQNRESGFGVVSTLIHSPVKGEHPISQPHLPVSNVQSSGAHVSNSSPVSHESHGNPNSKIPKVDFPKFDGDQPKLWLSDCLDYFSLYHVESSSWVRIARLHFVAAAKRWYNADESQIQGCSWETISALVMARFGKDHYELLLRQLFQIRQSSTVAEYIEQFSAIVDQLGAYHRTIDPLFFTMRFIDGLKDHIRAPVSLHRPLNWDTACVLAQLQEDLLAPRKLEVRKWDVSTGTKLFARVALPLHSPPPRSDKPVVNGEFKNGTEAGRSLTADERWAALRSSRRSQGLCICCGLKWSRDHCCAQLAAMD; encoded by the coding sequence ATGGCTATCTCCTTCGATGAGTGGAGGCCAAGCATCGAGGGCACCATCGACGACATCCGCTTCCAAGTGAAGAAGCTTTCTCTCGGATGGGAGCGCGCTTGCGTCGAGAGTCCGGGCGACAAGTTCGGCGTCTTCGCGCCTTCTCCCTCCGTGGTTCAGCGCCCCGCCGCTGACTCCCAACCGCCCGTGATAGGGCCCCGCGTCGAGCATCAGAACCGGGAGAGTGGATTTGGGGTTGTCTCAACCCTGATTCATTCCCCGGTCAAAGGTGAGCATCCGATTTCCCAACCCCATTTACCGGTTTCCAATGTTCAGTCATCTGGGGCGCATGTTTCGAATTCTTCCCCTGTTTCTCATGAGTCCCATGGGAATCCTAATTCCAAAATCCCTAAGGTCGATTTCCCTAAATTCGATGGCGATCAACCTAAGCTATGGCTAAGTGATTGTCTCGACTATTTTAGTCTGTATCATGTTGAGTCCAGCTCATGGGTCCGCATTGCGCGTCTGCACTTTGTTGCCGCTGCTAAGCGTTGGTATAATGCTGATGAGTCGCAAATCCAAGGGTGTAGTTGGGAGACCATTTCTGCCTTGGTCATGGCCCGATTCGGGAAAGACCACTATGAGCTGCTTTTGCGTCAGTTGTTTCAGATTCGTCAGTCTAGTACTGTAGCTGAGTACATAGAACAGTTTTCAGCCATAGTTGATCAGCTAGGAGCATATCATCGCACCATTGATCCGTTATTCTTTACCATGCGCTTCATTGATGGTTTGAAAGATCATATTCGTGCCCCTGTTTCTCTCCACCGTCCTCTAAATTGGGATACTGCTTGTGTGCTTGCTCAGTTGCAGGAGGACTTGTTGGCGCCACGCAAACTGGAGGTGCGGAAGTGGGATGTCTCCACGGGGACCAAGCTGTTCGCCAGGGTGGCACTGCCCTTGCATTCCCCACCGCCACGCAGTGATAAGCCGGTGGTGAACGGGGAGTTCAAGAACGGGACTGAAGCTGGGCGTTCACTCACCGCTGATGAGCGCTGGGCGGCTCTCCGTTCATCCAGACGTTCTCAAGGTTTGTGCATTTGTTGTGGCCTGAAGTGGTCTCGCGATCACTGTTGTGCCCAACTTGCTGCTATGGATTAG